GCCAACAGGTCAGTGTACTCGAAGAACAGGGCTGACTGGCTTGACAGTACTAGCAATCAGACGAAATTAAAAATGTTCCAACGCAGGCAGAAATTGCATCGCAATATCTACATCCGGGTTAAGGATACCTGGACTGCGGTTTGCCGCTTCCTTGCGTCATTCATTGTCTCAGTCAGGCAACAAAATCGGCGCACTGTGGAGCGCAACAACACACGAATACAATAGTATTGACCGTCGAGTCGTTTAAAGCCGCACCCCTGAAACGTTTCCAGCATTAGAGCGACGCCATATCGCCATGATAATCCGCGcattttcttgtttgctgCTGGTCACCTTCGGTTGTCAGAATGCGCTGGCTTGGACTGCAGCCGGTAGCGTCCGTCTTCCTGCAGCGACCATAGCGTCGAGGACGTCTCGATCTTCTAGATCTGTTCCCCTTACTCGGTTATCGTCGACATCGTCATCTCCCTCGACGGACGAACTAGCCGCAACGAGCGTTTCCCCGCCCCGTAAGGGCTGTGTCGTCACGGTCGACTGTCGGCTCCTTCCCGAAGGTGATTTTGTACCGGAACCGCTTATTGATGGCGTTGTCTTGAACGCGGACGATCCTCCGGCTCGCCTATCCTTTGTCCTCGGCCAGGGAAACTTTTTGCCCGGCCTGCACGATCTGTTGCTGGCTGAATCGGGTGAGGCAAAACTCAGCTCCATCGGGGACAAGGTGGACCAGATCAGTTTGGATGCCGGGTGGGGCGCACGTCGAGACGATCTAGTTGCGACTACCTCATTCGAAGACTCCGGTGTCGATCCCAGCCAAATTAGCGTTGGCTCACAGCTATACCTCAGCAACGGTGTTCCTTGTTTCGTCACAGAAGTTACGGAAGCGACCTTCACGATCGACGCGAATCCTCCGCTAGCGGGAGCCTCGTACGCTGCCACGGTAGAACTCGTCGCGTCTGAAGAAGGCCCACGCGTTGTCCCTTACGAAGAAACTCTATCCTTCAACAGCCGCTTTCAGGTAGCTACCTTTGCCTTGGGCTGCTTTTGGGGAGGCGAATTGGCCTACATGCGGGAACCCGGCGTCGTGGGCACCGGCGTGGGCTACACGCAGGGCCAGATTGAACAGCCAACGTACGAGCAAGTGTGCAGCGGCACGACGGGACACACCGAGGCAATCGTCGTCACATACGATCCGGCGTTAGTCACGTACGAACGGCTTGGACAGCTCGCCATGGAAAGACTAGGTGAAAATAGATATTTGCGGAATCAAGTCGGCAACGACAAGGGCACGCAGTACCGCCACGGGATATACTACCACACACAGGAGCAAAAGAAGATCGCGGAAGGGATTATCTCGAGTTACGGTGAAGACTGCCAGACGGAATGTCTACCCGCGCAGAAGTTTCATTTTGCCGAAGACTATCATCAACAATATTTGCTCAAGGGCGGACAAAGCGCGCGCAAACGAGATTCGTCAGTCATTCGGTGTTACGGTTAATGCTACATGAGGAAGCCATGCTTTAAGCAATAGAAAAACTGCTTTTTGAACGTGTGATAAACATTCATGTTTGCGAGTCAGCAATCAATTGATCAACCACATTTCTGGGACTCGAACAGAGAGTAATCTGTCACTAGAAATGTCGCGGTAATTTGTGCGACTTCCGGACAACCTAATAAAGCATCGCCGATTGTCGACCGATGGTTCATCGGTGGTCGTTCCTCATCCGAGACGGCTAAAGAGAACGACGATAGCGGAATGCCGCAAACGAAGAAATCGTTTTTTGCATACAATTTGCACAGGACAAAGTAACGGGATTCACTAATTGCCTTTCGTTAAATATCATCGTTTATGTTATGCGCGACAGAAATCTGCTTATGCTTGTTTCTCCGGGAGCTCTTCACGCCCCGACCCGTTTCTCCAAAAGAACACCGAGACCATGTTCCCGTTTAAAACGCGACCGTGGACCTCTCAAAGTCGTCTGTGTTCCACAGAAGAAGGGCCTTCGGGGCGCACCCACAATATTGCTCTACTGCTATGCACGACTTTCAGCCTTTTCCTGCTATTTGTCCAACATATTGAGAAACAACTGGGTGTAAGATCATCATATCACTCAGTGTCAGAAATATTCTTCACTTTCTTCAGTCGTATTCATTCTGTTTCTCCATCCTAATTGAAAAATACCGATATATATTTCTGCTCGGGTTATATTCGCGAAAACATTAGCCGGATACTTCCGGCACTTTTCGGTCTGATACGTATAAGCCGGACTTTTTGTCGGATTACCTATAATTATAAGAAGGGTTATTGATGTTCGATTGTTCTGTGGCTTTCGCCGTCGGAAATGCGGTGCCAAGAACAATTGCTCCGAAATCTCTGAAGCTAAACTTCGCAcgcattaactgtaaaaatgTACGAAAAAACTTGCGGTTCGCAATTTTTACAATTAATTCATCTCTAGTTAGCATTACTGTCAGTAAAATATAGTAAACAGGCGCGAAACAATCCACAATCTCAATTCGCCTCCAAAGCGCAAACATTGCAATCTCGTTGTCACTGTATATTGCGACGCTTCAAAAGGCTGCGATGAAGCAATCCCAGCGCACCTGCTTCGAAAACAATTACAGAACCGCTGTCGCCCTGAACAATATGGGTGTTGAACTGCTCGTGAAAGGGTGCTTTCGCCAAGCCTACGACACTCTGAAAGATGCCATCGCAGCGATGAAAGAGACGCACATAGTGTCAGATACTATCGAGCGCAAACGTCCTTCCTCTGGATTCATTGACGGGTCAAAttctgtttcgatggaaagCTTTCTCAGTGAAGCTGTAAAGCGCGTTTGTGCGCCTTGCATAATCcaaactaactgtaacattCACTTTGATGCGATCAGCGACAAGAATCACGCACAAGCGATAGCCAAAATCAGCGATGTTTTTATTTCAGGTAAAACACGATGTGACCACGACAAAAATTTCCTGTACAGACCAGTCAAAATTGACGTTAACGAGAGTATAGCAGATCTTCGTTCCGATCTCCATCTCGACTTTGAAAGTGGCGTTGTGCTTTTCAACTTCGCTATGGTCCATCTCTGCCTTGCCAGAACAGGGAGGGAGTTTAAGCGAGCACACTTCTTTGCACGGAACGCTCTACAGCTTCTCTGCTGCGCAAACGATGTCGTTGCGAAGGAATGCATGGATGCAGCAGTATCAACAACCTTAATTTTCTCTGATCCGATTCATCAATACTGCCAAGTGCTTCTGACCGCTATGATACTGGACAACGTGGTTCAACTGTGTTGGACCTTGGGGATGACTAAACATGCGGAGGAGGCTGCGCAGCGACTTGCTGCTTTGGAAGCCGCTGCGTCCGAACAAGAAGAACACATGCAATTTATCATGATGTCTGTTGATTTTGCTGCAGCAGCTGCCGCATAGCCATCGATCATTGGTAGTTGCCGCTTTTTGGGGGCAATTGTGATAGAGGCAAGCCAATTGCTATAAATATTCTTATAGATTTACGTCCATTGCAAGGTGAAGGTAGTACTTTTTCCAAATGGTGGTCAGCTTTCAATCCCTGTTGAGTTGTTTTTCACAATCAGAAGTATACTAGACGCGCACTATATTCAAAATTGGCTAACAGCTGCGCAATCCCAAATCCCCGAGAAGTgacattttgttgattctTTATAGTCATCGAAAGTGCGGTGATACGGATCGTCAATGGAATCAGCTTTGTCGCATCGAAAAGCTTCGCAATCCCAGTCAAACCAAACTTCGACAACATTCGTTCTTGGGGATTGGTTTTTATGCAGCTGTTAGCCAACAAATagcctttttgtttgactCAATGGGTCTTGGCAGTTTCAATGCTGCTCAATTGACTACGCATCTGAAACTCCGAATAAATCTTCCCGAGAATTCACTTCATTTGAAGTCCAGCAATCGCAAAGGATCGCTTCGCCAACACAGCCGCGTCAGCGATTCCAAACTATCAATACGTGGATTGTTGATTTCCACCACTCGCGCCAAGTCTTGTTGCAGCTGTTCTACCTCGGAAATAGAAAGTGCAAATCGAAGGGCGCCTGCATTCTCCCGGAGACGCGTTACTTTCGTAGTTTTTGGAATCATTGCGCATTGCTTTTCCAAACCCCAACGGAGCAAGACTTGGGCTGGTGTCACGGAATGTATTTTGGCCAAGAGAAGGACGGGTTCCGCGTGCAGCAGATCCGATGTCGCGATACTCTTTGGGATTGCCTTGTTTCGATTCCCATCGCCCAAAAGCTGATTCCAAGCCGACTTTCCAGTGTCCTGTCCGCCTAAACTAGCGTAGGCTTGAACGACAATGCCTTCGCGCTGACAGTATTCCAAAAGATCCGTTTGTGGGTATAACGGGTGAACTTCCACTTGATTGCAAGCCGGTGGCCAAATGCTGGCCGACTCTTTGAGCTTACGCAAGTGCTGCACAGTCATGTTGCTGACGCCAATGGCGCGGACCAATCCTTGACGATACGCATCTTCCATGGCACGCCAGGTCTCGGCGCGCTTTGCAGCCATCGATTCAGCATCGGTTGATGCGTAGACCCAAGGATCCTTTTCGACCTCGTCCTTGTTTCGGCACATTGTAGTCCAAGCCGGTCCCGGCCAATGCATCAAGTAGAGATCCAGATAGGACGTGTCTAGTCGATTGAGTGAGAGTCTCAGACATTCCATAGTCAAATCGTATCCGTGGTATTTGCGCCAGTGTTTTGTAGTGAGAAAGATTTCTTCTCGACTATGAACAATACCTTTCTGGAAAGCTTGATTGAGCGCTTGCCCGACCAAACGCTCTGTTGTTTCCCCGCCGTAGATAAAAGCCGTATCGATCCCTCGATATCCTTGCTGTAGGGCCTGTAAAGTTGCGCTCATGGCTTGCGTTTTGCCCAGTTTGTATGTTCCGAATCCCACCCACGGCAAAATAACCGGAGGACGGGACCCTGGTTTCATTTTTGATGCAGTCGTGCTGACCTTCTTGCCATTTAATGGTAGGGGATCAGATAGTCGAACACCGTCGGTCAAATGTTGAGCTTTGGCCACCGTAGTTTCTCGAAAATGGGAGGACGATGCGATGTAAATTGTCGGTAGCGCCATTTTGTGATAAACACCAGGAATACGGGAAGATCTGCGTCGAGAGGTTTCTTTAATTGGCAATGATTTCGACGTGACCATCAGGAAAAAGAACGGTGGAAGGGACAGCCGCATAAGCCTCTTTGGCATCGATTTATACGCCAGCTGCCTAACTTGGAAACGGCTTTTACTGTTGGCTGATTCCTTGCGATCGTAGGCTTCCAGGACCTACGCACCATCCGTTTAATGCTAACGAAAAGGAGATAATGCTCTCTCTTACGTTAGTAGCTACCATCTTGGAACTTCCTACTCTCGGTCACACCATCCCGTTCGCACAACCGACCCAACGACCGACCGCACGTACGATCCTtgggttgactgtgacgaTGGATTTCACTCCGTCAACAAGCTCCAGGCGATTTCAGACCCGGAGATGACGTAGTGCTAGCTACCTTACAAAAAACAGTAAGTGTTTTCACTTATAGCCGGTATCAAACGCAACTTTTGCCCGATCAAACCTCGGCTTCTCCAAGGACCAACACCGATACAAAGAATGGCTCAAGATTCGCTGGGTATACTTTCCAAGATTAACTTCAAGCTTTCTTCCGGCATCAGTCACACACTCTCCATGTCAGTGTATCCTGTTGGCGACTCTTTCTTTGAGCTATCGTGACTTGGCCAAAGTGACCACGATTTTTCTGTCTATCATGATTCTGAAAAATGAATAGTATCAGAAAAGAACTCTCACCAGTGAAAGCAAAATATAGTAGTAGACCTCGCCCTGACTAGCACGCTGTGTATGGAAAGACCTGGAATCTGATGGAAGGAAGTTCTATCTAGTAAAAAACGCTGACCAATCATATTCAAGTTTCTTCGGATGTATATGAGCGTTCGAATTGGAATCTATTTTTTTCATTGGAATCACGTAAGTACGAGGGATTCTCTGTATCCGAAAGAGCAAGATTATATCTATGGTCCGGTCTTGTTGGGACCATGCTTTGGATCTTAGTTAATGAGCGATGTATGTAAGCATTAGCCGAAAATGCATCTCACCTCATACTATATTCACTTTCATCTAATTGAACTTGAGAAGAAATTTATTGATCTTTTGCGCTCCATTAAAACAACCGGACCGCTGGTCTTAGTTATACATCCAATTGACTGTGGAAcaaagcaatttcttcctttcCTCACCGAACTTGTCTTATGTTATAAAAGCCGGAAGAACCATGCCGGAAGCCACGATGAATAAAACCGACTACAATGGCACGCAAACCACTTACAGAGTCGCCATTGCTCTCAACAACATAGGAGTCGACCTCCTTGAGAAAGGTTGCTTCTCCCAAGCCTGTGATACACACAAAGATGCCGTTGGAGTGATAATGGAGGCTCACAAGGTCGCAGAACATGTCCATCCCATGATCATTGCTTTCCACCGCAACGATTTGTCAAACTTGGTCCTGATCAAAGACTGTCTTCATGCAGCTCTCACTCGTGTTTGCATCTCGCGCGACCCTTCTCGCGAGACTCATCCCAACAGTCGGATTAATGCAATAAGTGACAAGAATGTCGCGCAAACGCTGGAGAAGATGGGTCAGGTCTTCAATCGGAGTGCAAGCCAACCGAGTACGACATTTACCTACTCGCCGGTCAAGATCGACTCAGGAAAAAGTATCTCTGATGGCCTTTTACAGTTCAGTCTCGATTTTGAAACAAGTGTTATCCTTTTCAATTTTGCGATTGCCCACCTTTGTCTGGCCGAGACTGTCGAAGATTCAAAATCCGCCGAAACTCATATGCAGATTGCTCTGCAGCTTCTTTGCTATGCAAACGATATAGCTGCTGTAAAGTGCTACGGAGGCGAACATCTTGAGGCACTGAATCTCACTGATCCTTTCCATCTCTATCGCCTGCTGCTTTTGATGGCTATGATTCTGCAAAATACAGTACGTTTGTTTTGTGTTTTGGGGATGGATGACCGTGCTGGCGAAGCAGCTCAGCGCTTCTTCGATTTGGAAAGTGTTGCATTACAGCATCGAGAGGTCTTAAGGCTTTATATAACATCAGCTTCCGCGGCAGCTTGAGGTCAGGCTCTTTAAATTCCATGTACAATAAACATTTTGCACCCTCGGCACAATCAGCATAGCAATCGCTGGTTGACATAATGAACGCAGAGCATAGCGGTGGTCTTTAAATAGGCTGCAGAATACACGCATGCGTGAAAATTCTCATTTGTTGAAAGAATTTTGGGCtccacttactgttagtgttTTTGAGTACATGGACTCATTGCAGATCAACACTCTGATTTTTTAAAAGGACAGAGTGGAAGAATTCCTAACCGCAAACTAGTATTAAAGGTGTAAAGTAACGCACAGAAAAGCAATGGTTACTTGGCTTTTAATGCCACTCAAAAATAAAGTTGAGCGAAGTACACTTCTGTACTGTAATACTCTTCACCAAATTTCAAGCTCCGAGATCCTTTTCTCGTTTCAAAAGAAGCCTATTGGACTCGGAGTCAAGGGATAGTGCCTGTGTTTGATCGTATGAACTGCGTTGGAATGTAGTCTCGGGAACGGAAGACAATAAAGCAAGCAGCCATTTTACAAAAGGTGCACATGAATGAGACGGATCGAGATACGCTATGCTCCACTTCTATTTACATTTCATCACGGTAGAAGCTGTCATAGAAACCGTTTCTTGTGAATCCACCGTCGACGGATATAACTTGACCAGTAATGTATCCAGCCGCTGGAAGACACAAAAAGGCTACCAGAGCCGCCACTTCAACAGGTTCGCCAATTCGGCTCATTGGTGTCCGCTCAATCACTGTTCGACGATAGTCATGATTCTTCAAAACCTGCTCCGCCAGTTCAGTTCGAATGTACCATGGTGTAACGCAATTCACGCGAATCCCATCCAAGCCCCATTCGCAGGCCCAGTTTCCTGTAATTTGATTCATGGCAGCCTTTGTACTTGCGTAGGGTGTACCCGATTTCATGCAGGTAACTCCGGCGACGCTACCAATATTCACCACACTGCTAGTGCGCGTCCCTGCACTACGTTTCAGTAAAGGGTGGCAAGCCGTTGTTAAGGCGAACATAGATTCAAAATTGGTGCGCCAGACAAGTTGTAGATCCTCCATTGTGTATTCGATCGAAGCTTTGCGTATATTGGTGCCAACATTATTGACCAGAATATCCAATGGCCGACCCTGCAGCCAAATTCGGATCGATTCCAATAGCTCATGTCTGCCTTCGACGGTCGCTACATCGGCGACAACGCCGGTACAGTCGAAACCGCATTCCTTCCATTTCTTTAAACAAATATCCAGGTCTTTTTCGTTCCTGGCACAGGTCAAAACTTGGCAACCAAGTTGACCAGCTAGCTCCTCGACGACCGCCAGACCAATTCCTTTGGTACCTCCGGTAACAACTGCCGTTGATTTTGCCGGTAAATTCCACATTGACGCCGCCACTGCTGAAATGGAGCACCAAAGAGCAATGTAAACCAGAAAGCGATTGTGGGGAATAAAGCTCATCTCGATCAATCAGAGAGCGGTGGATACGGGAGATAGCAGAAATATCAACTGCGACGACGTCCTTGAAAATCAGTAGTCAAGTGGATTTTGTGAGCGGGGCCGCCCACTCTcgtagaaaacccctacggCAAGCCTTATAtgtggggttcatatcccttacagttagtctaTTGGATAAATCTTTAGAGTTAATTTTAAATTCTTACACCTTTGATCACCTACGAAAGCATGCAGGATCCTTCGGGCCCTAAGACACGATTCCAGCCCGTTATccttgcagttttctactaAGCAAAGGACCCGTGATTCACTTGAGTTTACCGAGTGTGAAATCCAAAAGTTGCAAGTAGTCTTTTCAACTAGCTAGAAAAGTACGCAAGCCAGTCAAAATATATGTTTCAAAAGTCTTCCGGCATGCGCAACACAGTGCATATGGATGTATAAAAGGGATGGGCATATATGCTATTATTCAAAATACGAATGTATACACGTTAGAATGTGGACGCTTGCACGCTGCGGGGCGAAATAGAGCGAGATCCATGGCCGGGAAACTGTTCCTCGTAATGGTTCCATACATGCTGGAAAATAGGGGAAATATCCGACTCCGAATAGCCTGTAAGCCGGACAAGTTCCGCTTTCCAACGGGGTTCTAGTTGCAGCGCAACGCGTGAGGCGAGAATAATCGCGGCTCCCAGCTTGGTTGGCAAGTACTGCTGGAAAGAGTGCTCCTGCAAAGTCAGATTGCAGAAGAACTCAGCGTACTTTTTGACGTACTTGGGTATCTTTTCTACAAGACCACGCTCCTGCCAACTATCATCCTCGAAGCATACACCCTTGGCCAAAAAATAGCCTACGACGTGAATAGGAGGAATGGCACGAAGCCGCCATCCCAAATGACGCAGAACTCTCAGCTCACCCTCTCGAAAAGACAGTGATGTGTGCCCGACGTCGGCAAGTTTCGTAAGTTGCAACAAATCCGGAATAGGAGGACAGTgttcttctgcttcttcaTACTTGGCAGCCACAGAAATACAAGCGGTTGCCAGAAGCTGCCACTGACTGCGAGGGATACTCCCTGATCGAAATATTTTGTCCAAGTAAAGGACACTCACATGAATAGTGCTGTGATGTAGGCGGCAGTGCTCGCCAACATCACTCATCCAGTCCACAAGATAGCGGCGATAAGGCAGATAAGACGCGCTGGGATTGTACAGTCCGGGAGCAACATAGTCTACCTGACGTTCCTGAAAATCCCGATAGAGGTCTGCCGTGCAGATATTTAAAGTGATATCAATATCTTCCTATGTTCGTAGCACCGCCGCAGGCCAACGGACAGAAACAGAGTCGAAAGATCGACCAGCAAGATCGGAGCGTGCGTTAGGTCGTAGAAGAAAGGCGCGTACGGGAATTGAACAACCCGGGATTGGATATTGACATGACGAAAGACAAATGCGTTGATATTTAACCATATATACAAAACAATAACATATACATGTATGATGAGTATATATGATCCTGATCATTTTCGGGACAAGGAGGTGGAAATGCCACGGCGATGGTGAACGTACCTGGATTCCGTAGGGCTTGGACTCCATCACTTCTTCCGTTCCTTCTCCACTAAGATTGCAGATCGTAAAAGGTGCTTGCACCCCGTGGCCGATCTGCTGGGAGATGTAGAATTTTTGGTGAGATTTCAATGATTTTCGAGGCTCAAACTCAACCCAGGACAAAGCGATATTGGCGGAACGGCTCCTCGTTCTTTACGTCATTCCTGTACCACTGAGCGTGAATGTAGATAAGCCAGGACAATCGGGCGTTGTCAAGTCGACTCGGACATGGTTGAACGATAGATTTGAAAAACAACGTGCAACATTGGAATACGGTGCGGGATGAATCTGAGATGAAATGTCCTGCTGCACTCATCCAACGAGTATTTCCCTCTCGTACATACCTCAGTCGATTTTAAGAGGTTTTTCTCCGTTACGAATGCATCTGAATGGAAGGAGCAAGCAAAGGACATGGTCGCGTTCCGGCTCTCGGCCACTCGGGTGTTGCGGTCCTAGCCGTTTATGCGTTAGTGAAAGTGACGCCCACCCAAAATTTTGTGAGATCGCTCCCAAGTAGACGCCGGGTCGAACTGAAATCGCACCCGGAGACGTATGCTAGAGTGTCTCTACCAAGGCTGTTTGTGGACCATGGACAGACTACGAAATTTCCTTGGCGCTCTTTTTCGCGTTTTGCCTCCGACTATTGTTTGAACCAAGCCAACCAGACCGatacttggaaaagaattcAACGACCGATTGTCATGCTCGATCGTTGTTTGAATTCGTTAATTGTGAGGAATTTTTTTAAATACCACTTAGATATCTGAATTTAAATATACATATTTTGGTAGGCCTTTTTTATTTGATTGCCTATCAAATTGCGCGAGCGGATGACTTTACGTGTCCTATTTGCCAATTCATTGGCAGTCACGCATGAACGCGTTGGGACGGTCCCAGCGAATACTAGTAGTAGTGATCGGCCTTTTCAACGTACTGTTGAAAATCTAGCGACTTCTCTCATTTACGTCTTCGGAACGGTCCGAGACTACCTATATGTACCTAAATCAAAGAAGCAGGCGATTCTAAAAAAATTCATAAGCCGCTCTAACGGTTACCAAACGAGCCCAACAAAAAGCCTGCCTTTTCCATGTTTGGACGCGGCTACTAGCTTCTCGAATTAGCTGCGATACCTACTTGGCAGGGTTCTAGGAGGATTGCAACTTCAGATTATTTTCCGCAATTTTCGTCATCAGCAACATCACGGTGCTCCGAACACTGATGTCTTCATTTGAAAAGAACTCTTCATAGCAGAGATGCTGCGCTCCCTGTTTTAGAGCAAACATGTTCTGCTCTGCTGCAGAACTTCAAATTTCGGCCCGGGATTGTATGACTGTAGGAGTTGTCCACCTACATTTGTGAATGAACCGATATGTTCTTTGCGGCGCACAGACCCAGCCTTGGGTCGAGACAATCCTTATGGCTAGAATCATCACCTATGTTATTGAACGTTCGACTGccggaaaagaaacgaatCTGAATCAGTATTTCAAGATAGTATCGACAGGGGTCGGCTGTTGCTTTGTCCTGATACTCTTGCGGCAAGAGCTGCATCGTAAGCGATGGTTTTGGCAGCTCCGAGACTTGTACGCCCGAACTACTCAACATCACGCATGCGATCTTGTTTCCTCTCGTACGATTCGTAATTTCAATCGAATGCGAATATACTATTCCATATTGTCAGATTGTCTCTTTACAGCATTGCGGCATCTACATGAACTGCTCCATAGATTAAGGAGAGCGACACTCTGTCGGAGAACTGCTTCAAATTTCGATACAGCCGGAGAACTGCAGCCGCTTGCTCATGCGCCCCGTTCGCTATCCATGGATCGAACGCTTGGAGCAGATCCTGATTTGAGCACGTGGAGGACAGTAGCAGTTGAAAGGAGGTCGGAATAAAACCTCCTACAATGTGACCCCTTCTTTCGAGCATTATCGTGAAAGCCATCTTCTCAGTACTTGGATCTGAAGCCAAGAGAATGGAAAGCTAAGCCTATGAGGAAAGTCATGTTTGCAAATGGTTCGTTGAACATAGTGAAAAGTGCAGCTTCACTCCCGTGTGGCCGTGACACAATTTTCTTTGCAAAATCCACGCATGATTTCCTATACAATACGTGCGGTCAAAAATACTTTTGGGTAGCACCAAAGTTTGGCCATGGTGGAATGGGTGAACTCACGGTCAATTTTGTACTATCTCTAAATAACCGTAATT
The genomic region above belongs to Phaeodactylum tricornutum CCAP 1055/1 chromosome 16, whole genome shotgun sequence and contains:
- a CDS encoding predicted protein, with protein sequence QVATFALGCFWGGELAYMREPGVVGTGVGYTQGQIEQPTYEQVCSGTTGHTEAIVVTYDPALVTYERLGQLAMERLGENRYLRNQVGNDKGTQYRHGIYYHTQEQKKIAEGIISSYGEDCQTECLPAQKFHFAEDYHQQYLLKGGQSARKRDSSVIRCYG
- a CDS encoding predicted protein, which translates into the protein MKQSQRTCFENNYRTAVALNNMGVELLVKGCFRQAYDTLKDAIAAMKETHIVSDTIERKRPSSGFIDGSNSVSMESFLSEAVKRVCAPCIIQTNCNIHFDAISDKNHAQAIAKISDVFISGKTRCDHDKNFLYRPVKIDVNESIADLRSDLHLDFESGVVLFNFAMVHLCLARTGREFKRAHFFARNALQLLCCANDVVAKECMDAAVSTTLIFSDPIHQYCQVLLTAMILDNVVQLCWTLGMTKHAEEAAQRLAALEAAASEQEEHMQFIMMSVDFAAAAAA
- a CDS encoding predicted protein, producing the protein MKPGSRPPVILPWVGFGTYKLGKTQAMSATLQALQQGYRGIDTAFIYGGETTERLVGQALNQAFQKGIVHSREEIFLTTKHWRKYHGYDLTMECLRLSLNRLDTSYLDLYLMHWPGPAWTTMCRNKDERAETWRAMEDAYRQGLVRAIGVSNMTVQHLRKLKESASIWPPACNQVEVHPLYPQTDLLEYCQREGIVVQAYASLGGQDTGNIATSDLLHAEPVLLLAKIHSVTPAQVLLRWGLEKQCAMIPKTTKVTRLRENAGALRFALSISEVEQLQQ
- a CDS encoding predicted protein, which gives rise to MPEATMNKTDYNGTQTTYRVAIALNNIGVDLLEKGCFSQACDTHKDAVGVIMEAHKVAEHVHPMIIAFHRNDLSNLVLIKDCLHAALTRVCISRDPSRETHPNSRINAISDKNVAQTLEKMGQVFNRSASQPSTTFTYSPVKIDSGKSISDGLLQFSLDFETSVILFNFAIAHLCLAETVEDSKSAETHMQIALQLLCYANDIAAVKCYGGEHLEALNLTDPFHLYRLLLLMAMILQNTVRLFCVLGMDDRAGEAAQRFFDLESVALQHREVLRLYITSASAAA
- a CDS encoding predicted protein, whose product is MWNLPAKSTAVVTGGTKGIGLAVVEELAGQLGCQVLTCARNEKDLDICLKKWKECGFDCTGVVADVATVEGRHELLESIRIWLQGRPLDILVNNVGTNIRKASIEYTMEDLQLVWRTNFESMFALTTACHPLLKRSAGTRTSSVVNIGSVAGVTCMKSGTPYASTKAAMNQITGNWACEWGLDGIRVNCVTPWYIRTELAEQVLKNHDYRRTVIERTPMSRIGEPVEVAALVAFLCLPAAGYITGQVISVDGGFTRNGFYDSFYRDEM
- the CYCD1 gene encoding predicted protein (D-type cyclin.), translating into MSDVGEHCRLHHSTIHVSVLYLDKIFRSGSIPRSQWQLLATACISVAAKYEEAEEHCPPIPDLLQLTKLADVGHTSLSFREGELRVLRHLGWRLRAIPPIHVVGYFLAKGVCFEDDSWQERGLVEKIPKYVKKYAEFFCNLTLQEHSFQQYLPTKLGAAIILASRVALQLEPRWKAELVRLTGYSESDISPIFQHVWNHYEEQFPGHGSRSISPRSVQASTF